Genomic DNA from Brassica rapa cultivar Chiifu-401-42 chromosome A04, CAAS_Brap_v3.01, whole genome shotgun sequence:
TTATCAGCATTCAGTGAAACCATAACGCCAAAACAAAAGCTATGGCAACTCACCTCTCCAATTAGCTTGTATATTAACTGAAGCCCTCCGCAAGATTACATATCGTTCTCTTGTGAGACGGGTTCTAACTTGCCCTTGAATCATCTTCGCTGCTTCGCCAAGCACTTTTGTTCTGTGTGCATCTAGCTCAGCCATCTGACCAGCTCTCAGGAAAACTTTACTTTTTCCAATCTGCAAATTAGATATCAATCTATCAACACACATCAATGATATTCCTTTTATATTTAGCatggttctaaaaatcggtctaggcagCACCCCGCCTAGGCGGCAAATTGGTCCTTGCAGTTTCTTTCAAATCCGATTTATAAACCATTGTAAATCCACATATTTgattaatttcttttgttttgtctatCTAATTTTGGTAATTTAtcaaaacaattttatagtATCTTGtctaaatgtaaaatatatataaaataaatcaataatttattaACATATAGGCTATCGCTAGTTTTCTACGAAGCACCTAGTTACCACCTATATTTAGTGAGCTTACTAGGAACCTTACTTGGAAACCTGTAAGCCCCTTTTTGTCCAAAATCCACTTGCATGCAACACCTGCTTCATACCTGCTTACAGTGTATAGGTAAGGAAACTGAGATAAAAAACCTCCAGGAGCAATAAGGCAGACAATATCAGAACAAAGTTCAACTGATACATACTCTCCTTTCAGAATCTCCGGTGCAAGAATGATAAACCGTTTTAAGAATTCAATGAAAGTCCTATTTGTTGGATATCCAGCGCATTTCACTCTGATGGCCTCAAGAACACCCTGCGTAAGACAAAGATCATATAACACCTCAAGACATCAAAACATGTTAGTTATGAACAATTCAAATGAAACACTGACCCCAGAGCGTAACTGATGCAAGACATTGGCATTGTCAAAGACTGTCGGCTGCAACAAATTGTTTGGCTTAACACATCTGATGTAGTGCGGTTCCGTAAGATTCAGTGTCTCCATCAGCTGTTGCAATTGTAGCTGCACCAATTACTTGAACATGTCAGCCCATACAGATGAGGAGTGTGGCATCAAAAGTTCAACCTTATTTGTTAAAAAAGTCTCAAATGGAATTTTGCAGGAACGTCACCTTGAAACGAGCGCCAATGGAGGAAAACTTAGATTTGCTACTCGCTTTAGGAAGAGGAGGAAAAAGGCCTGACACAAAAGAACATTTGGAAGCATTTAACAAATCCTGATGCTCGGCAACAACATAGTCTTTGTTTTTGTCCAAAAATTGATCGGACTGGTACTGAACCTGCAAAAAGTTAACATGGGAAATACACATTCAAGATCGTAATAGTATCTACTTTTAATTCTGAAAGCAGCAGGGTGTGAAATGCAGCTTACCTCCCCTGCATAATGAACTAAAGTAAAATCTGATCGAGTCagttttggttttatgaagCGCTTATGATTCTTGAATGTTTGATACAGCTTCTCAGAAAATGTTTCAGGAGTTGATTTGGGTAGCATGCTGCAGAAGGAATAAACGTTTATTTTTAATACACATTATTATAGTGCTTTGAGACGAAAACACTAAACTACAGCTACAGGTAGAGAAAATTATATTATACCATGCTTCATCTAGAAGAGCAATGATACCACCGGGCTTCTGTAAAAGATTGAAATCAGagttttagaaaagaaaatgtaGCATGAGGTAACAGATAAATGGATATAACAAACCTTTTCAATCAGATCCACGACATCTTTGTTATCAACAAACTCCACATAGCTCCAATCTATTTCTTCTTTCTCATATTCACCTTGTTCCATTTTGAATACGTGCTGTACAGTATTAATGATTTTAGATTAATTAACAGAATCttgagccaaaatcaccagcCATAACCTACGACTGACCTCATACCTGGTTGAAATGCTGTTGCAGCTTTTCATTAGTGTAGTTGATACAGAATTGTTCAAAGCTGCACGGAGAATATAAACAAGTCAGTGAACAACTGAAGTATACGTTAGGTTAGGTGATGTTATAGacatcattttcttttcttttcttttttttgttcaaaagacATAGATATTCATTTTCTAGCTCTCAAATCACAATTAATGATTTAATCATATCTTGTCCGAATTAATGATTTAATCATATCTCAGCAATGTATACTCTCAGCCATTACCTGTTGGTTTTAAAGCTCTCAAAACCATAAATGTCAAGGACTCCGATCAAGCGCCTAGAGTGAGAATCTTGTCCGATGgagatatttattttgtttaccaACCTGGAAGATAATAACGAGTACTGACTTAGCAGATGTCACCCTCACTGGCATGTGAAAGACATAGATATTCAAACATTGACATAGAAAATTACCAATCAAAGAGTCTAGAGTATATTGTTTTTGCTAAGCCATCCCTACTTACGGCAGCACCAAGAGGATCAAGACTTCTTTTAATAACTTCTTCTGGGGTGACCATCATACGCTTACACAAAGCATCTTCTAAGGAATGGGGATCACACCTATAATAACAAGCTGTAATTACATGCATTACCAGAATCAAAATTTAGTTGGAAAAGTAGAAGAGGCATATAATACATGAGCAGTTCTGATGTCATTTGGAGATGAAACATTGACTGTTCATCCTTTAGAGATGATGAATCAGCATCTTCTCCCTTGCAAAATTCAATATTTCCAAGATGAAGAATGGCAGCCACAACTCTGAAAATTGCATCCTAAGGAAACAAAAGAAGATAAGTTATTTCCTATATAGCCATCAACAGGTGATAGACCGGAAGTGCAAACCTGTTCTGTTTCACTTATTCCAACTACATCCATAGCTCTTCTAGTAGCAATATACTCCTCTGCATCGTTTACACCATCAAGTTCGTAGCAGCTAGATTGATTAAGATACCGAAACGACTTAGGGTCCCCCAATTTAAACCTCTCAACATCCTGCAAAAATTTGATATCATTTATCACTTCAAAGTTTCATCCAAGTATAAGCAAGGACGACTTAGATAGCCTACCTCTGGAGGAGCAGCACACAGGAGGTAAAAGCAGTGATAGTTACGCTCAGGATCTGAAACTTGGCAAACACGAGACCTCTCCAAAAGGTAGGTTCTGATGGCTGCCCCAGATATTCGACCCACGTCATCAAACTGAATCTCAACAAATTTCCCAAAACGACTGCAGCAGGAAAACGCATTAGTATCCACTAACGGTCACTGCACAATCAAATGGAAGCACTATCTTCACCTGGAATTGTTGTTCTTAACAGTCTTCGCATTTCCAAATGCCTCGAGAACTGGATTTGACTGTAACATGATCCAATTGGCATAAAGAATTAGATCTAAAACCAAAGAAAAGACTCAAGTGGTATCACATAACGAGCAAGGTCCAATCTAAGGGATATGTCTCAAGATTGTATACTCAAGAGAGCCTAACAAACAAAAACGGATCTATTCATCACAACTTACTTCTAAGACTTGGTTTTCAACGGTTCTTCCTTCACCTGCAGTATGCCCGCCAAAGTACGCAAGGTAACGCATGAGCATCTTAGTCGTTTCCGTTTTTCCAGACCCGCTTTCACCACTGACCAATATACATTTATTCCTGTCCTCATTGATCATTTCCCTGTTACAAAATTTCtcaaactaataaataaaacacttcTGCCCACTTTTATATAAAACAGCTATACAAAGAGCTCATTAACCCACCTATATGCAATGCCGCCAATTGCAAAAACATGAGGACTCAATTCTTTGAAGGAGGCTTCCTTGTACTTCTCCATAACCTCAGCATCATAAAGATGAGGGAGTCCTTGAAAGGGATTGACAGCAATAAGAATGTTTCCTGTATAAGTCTGTCATGATGTCAAAAAATTATAACAGACTCGCCTATAACTAAATTAACTACTGGTTTCCACCAAATGTTCTTACATAAATTTCATTCAGTCCATATCTGGTGGCCAAGTTGTCGAGAACTGCAGGTTCATGGAGATAAGATAATCTTGTCATATCCTCTACTCCCTCTGAAGGAGCTTCAGCGTCTTTTGGATAGAGTTTTGATAGTTTAGCAATAACCTAACAAGTGAAAGGAATAATGAATGAATCAGAGATATGgcattaaaatgaattaaagcATAAAATTctgtatgaaaaaatagtttgatttTCAGTGTTCATTACATCCATTAGTCTAAATCTCCTATAAAGAAACAAGCTTTATcagacaaaacaaagaaaaaaaaagaaaaagaagaagtattTACCTCTTTACCATAATTGGTTTTAACCTCAGCTTCGTCTCCCTTGATATTAAGCACAACCCCATGAGTCCATGCTGTCTCCGGGTCCTCCACCCAAACATGAGAATCCACCAATATGTTTTCACCCATTCCTCAAGATTCTTTCTACCAATTCAGCTGATGATAAGCTACCATTCAAAAAGACGAATCTGGGAAGAAAGTTAAGACCTTTGGAGAAAACGAATCTTAGAAGAGAACACCTAACCGGCGAGGTTCAAATTTCATGGACGTGATcgattcttcttctttctcctgaATCTCCAAACGCAAAGGTGAAAAAtgatttctctctctctctctctcatggcGTGTGATCGAGTGACGTAGAAACTCCCCTTTGATTTCGCCATTCCTGTGGACGCCAttgtctctgtctctctctccaAATTTAGCGGAAGAGACATTCACTTGCTAATCCCTTTTTTATTAGCATTATTTTAAACTAACCTTGATCTCATGTGTTATTAACCAAATTACCATTTCTTAGGTGTCAACACTATAATCACTCTCACACCCTTTAATTAAAAACCCTTTCCTCATTAGACTAATTACATATATTGCCATTATTCATTACAATATAgcttaacataatatattatatgattcCTATCTATCAAACCGCTAACTCATTTGATCATTCATTACCCATTTTTCATGTGGCCTTCTTTGTAGTAATAGAAAGtcttttttattattgatttttataGTCTCATTATGTTTCTATATCCATCGAGTAGAtacaaatattttagtaaaagtaGTATAACACATGTTTTAGTTCAAGAAATAATTCTCATCTATCTCGAGACGCCTatcttttttataatattagtaCAAATAAAAATCGAATATAGCTCAAAACGCCTATCATCTTTCAGAATATATAAATCTCAAGTATAAATCTGTTTTTGTATAAGTAAGAAGGTTCGTCTCACTTAAATTATATCAACtataaaacaatttcaatatCTTCAAAATGTAGAAGGAGCTATATGACTGCTTGCTCTATACGGTttgtattaattttattatttcagaAGTCTGTATTGTCCAATGGTCATATGTTAATTTTCTTATATCAGCCTCACATATATAAACTCATTATAGGTATAGTTATattgaatatataaaaaaatgtattaagCTTGACTGGTTAGCTAGCTACGTATGTTATTATGTTGAAtttgaaaatttcattttctacttggacaaattaaattagatatcagttcaaaattttcattgattATCTTTTTAAAGTCATTAAGTATTTATCGGTAATTACGGTTGTATATAAAGAAAGTTATATTATTCTGCTTGGACAAATTATATTACACATCAATTCCTAATTTtaattgattgttttttttataatcattaAGCATTCATCTGCAATTATGGTTATATACAATTACGGTTGTATATAAAGAAAGTTAGATTATGTATCCAGATTTTAAGAATTAAATCACATGATTTTGTTGTTTAAATATCATCCCGAAATCGAAGGTGATATCATTACAAGTCTTTAAAAAGAAAGTGAATTGATTACATCATTTGTCTATGATAGTATTTACCTAATTTGATCTTCTTTGATTTATTATATCGTGTGTTAAGGCAAGCCTTTAAAGGGGATTGGAGAACAAGTTTTGTGATAATAATTAgtgaatattttatataattagggTGAGATTGATTTCATAAGATTAACACATCATTTTACgtatataaatatgtagtcTTGATTTCTTTGTTATTTATCTTTCTAGGATTGAAAACCTAGAGTTCTAAAGACATTTTTCACATCAGTTGTAGTTTTAtcagttttttatttgtttctttataatttgttgctttcatattttattattatatgtttcatttcatattttaatcataatgtTTATTATGAAAGTAATAATTATATTCCTATGTGTTGTTTTAtcttaaattcataataaatttatttaattcttTTCATATGCTTAAAGATTTATTTCCATATAATATACTTCAATTATACCTAACCAGTTACACAagttttttggaaaaaaaaaagttacattaTATGAATCTGCATAATTTcgttcaatattttattatatctaaTAATTGACTATATCTTTTTactttataatatctatagattaAAAGTAATAATCTCTTTTAATCACTTACCCGAAAATCTAAattatccaaatattttttgtttggaatatttaaatttatccaAACTACCCGATATTTTTATCTGAATTATCCGATATTAAACTTAGAAACTtcgattttttttactttttacctGTATTATCCAAAATTACTGAAACATTGAAACCGAATTGGAACCGGAAATTTTCAGATATTAACCGGTTGCGCCAAAACTGAAATAACCAaattaaaaccgaaccaaattttGCAATAACCAAATGGTTTTTAAATCtctataaccaaaataaatttagaaaaaaaaaaactgaaaaccaaaatatttgaaTCAAAACCTAATATTCACACCTACTTGCTACCTTACAGACTTGGAATTTCACCCGAtccgccaaaaaaaaaaacacaatctgtaaattaataatttttcaaaaaatcatACGATAAAAGTCAAAACTTTCTTGCCGGGTAAGTTGGGTTTTATAACTAATCacaaagtttaaatgatattcaattatattttgaatagtatttttataattaatcacaaagtttaaatgatatttaattctattttaaataGTGAAAACATTCGATTATTTTgcaactgttttttttctttaaataccaCTTCAAATGATAcggaatgatttttttttgaacgtcTAATGCATTATAAATTAAAGGAGAGTCATGTAGCAGAATACAGAGATGCTAGTGCTCTCTTTGCAAGAGAGTCAGCTGCATTGTTGTTCGATCTAGGAATATGTGAAAAGGAGATAACAGAGAGACAACAAGTTAAATTGTGGATATCCTGAAGAATTCCAAAACGTCCCTTGATAGATTCTCTCCCGTTGATGGCTCTGATGATGATCTGAGCGTCCGACTTAATGTCAAGTTTGTTGATCCCAATGGCGTGAGCTTGGAACAAGGCTTCCCTGATGGCTAGTCCTTCGGCAACTAGTGGCGATATGACCCATTCCTCTGTCATGGCCCCCTGCTGTAGTATCTGCCCGTTGCTGTCCGTGAATATCCAGGCAAGGCCTGCTGTCTTTGTTTCCTCTCTCCAAGCAGCATCAG
This window encodes:
- the LOC103862996 gene encoding myosin-16 isoform X3 translates to MGENILVDSHVWVEDPETAWTHGVVLNIKGDEAEVKTNYGKEVIAKLSKLYPKDAEAPSEGVEDMTRLSYLHEPAVLDNLATRYGLNEIYTYTGNILIAVNPFQGLPHLYDAEVMEKYKEASFKELSPHVFAIGGIAYREMINEDRNKCILVSGESGSGKTETTKMLMRYLAYFGGHTAGEGRTVENQVLESNPVLEAFGNAKTVKNNNSSRFGKFVEIQFDDVGRISGAAIRTYLLERSRVCQVSDPERNYHCFYLLCAAPPEDVERFKLGDPKSFRYLNQSSCYELDGVNDAEEYIATRRAMDVVGISETEQDAIFRVVAAILHLGNIEFCKGEDADSSSLKDEQSMFHLQMTSELLMCDPHSLEDALCKRMMVTPEEVIKRSLDPLGAAVSRDGLAKTIYSRLFDWLVNKINISIGQDSHSRRLIGVLDIYGFESFKTNSFEQFCINYTNEKLQQHFNQHVFKMEQGEYEKEEIDWSYVEFVDNKDVVDLIEKKPGGIIALLDEACMLPKSTPETFSEKLYQTFKNHKRFIKPKLTRSDFTLVHYAGEVQYQSDQFLDKNKDYVVAEHQDLLNASKCSFVSGLFPPLPKASSKSKFSSIGARFKLQLQQLMETLNLTEPHYIRCVKPNNLLQPTVFDNANVLHQLRSGGVLEAIRVKCAGYPTNRTFIEFLKRFIILAPEILKGEYEAGVACKWILDKKGLTGFQIGKSKVFLRAGQMAELDAHRTKVLGEAAKMIQGQVRTRLTRERYVILRRASVNIQANWRANLARKISRYMRREEAAIKIQKNLRRQIAIKDYGNTKSSAVTLQSGLRTMVARHEFHYKLKSKAATVIQAYWRGYSAVTDYKKLKKASLVYQSKLRGRIARKQLGQSNQAEKKKETEHEREVELSNGAEEAVDKSFVKHSDESDDEEVGHERETTHSIQADDGIEKSLVKHSEDSDDEEIGRERDTTHSIQADDGIEKSVVMQSEHSSDEEKGQTEHTIQANDGIENPFVLDSENLYNNFSDVSHITNPFRDTEIESLTAEVEMLKALLQVEKQRADISERKCDEARELGERRRKRLEETERRVYQLQDSLNRLLYSMSDQFSQLKSILRSPSMSSTVAASAPVVRDDLADSSENSEASSTDSDFTFPAPSSSSPDNPNQLQVIVQDLSTTEAKEQ
- the LOC103862996 gene encoding myosin-16 isoform X4 — translated: MGENILVDSHVWVEDPETAWTHGVVLNIKGDEAEVKTNYGKEVIAKLSKLYPKDAEAPSEGVEDMTRLSYLHEPAVLDNLATRYGLNEIYTYTGNILIAVNPFQGLPHLYDAEVMEKYKEASFKELSPHVFAIGGIAYREMINEDRNKCILVSGESGSGKTETTKMLMRYLAYFGGHTAGEGRTVENQVLESNPVLEAFGNAKTVKNNNSSRFGKFVEIQFDDVGRISGAAIRTYLLERSRVCQVSDPERNYHCFYLLCAAPPEDVERFKLGDPKSFRYLNQSSCYELDGVNDAEEYIATRRAMDVVGISETEQDAIFRVVAAILHLGNIEFCKGEDADSSSLKDEQSMFHLQMTSELLMCDPHSLEDALCKRMMVTPEEVIKRSLDPLGAAVSRDGLAKTIYSRLFDWLVNKINISIGQDSHSRRLIGVLDIYGFESFKTNSFEQFCINYTNEKLQQHFNQHVFKMEQGEYEKEEIDWSYVEFVDNKDVVDLIEKKPGGIIALLDEACMLPKSTPETFSEKLYQTFKNHKRFIKPKLTRSDFTLVHYAGEVQYQSDQFLDKNKDYVVAEHQDLLNASKCSFVSGLFPPLPKASSKSKFSSIGARFKLQLQQLMETLNLTEPHYIRCVKPNNLLQPTVFDNANVLHQLRSGGVLEAIRVKCAGYPTNRTFIEFLKRFIILAPEILKGEYEAGVACKWILDKKGLTGFQIGKSKVFLRAGQMAELDAHRTKVLGEAAKMIQGQVRTRLTRERYVILRRASVNIQANWRANLARKISRYMRREEAAIKIQKNLRRQIAIKDYGNTKSSAVTLQSGLRTMVARHEFHYKLKSKAATVIQAYWRGYSAVTDYKKLKKASLVYQSKLRGRIARKQLGQSNQAEKKKETEHEREVELSNGAEEAVDKSFVKHSDESDDEEVGHERETTHSIQADDGIEKSLVKHSEDSDDEEIGRERDTTHSIQADDGIEKSVVMQSEHSSDEEKGQTEHTIQANDGIENPFVLDSENLYNNFSDVSHITNPFRDTEIESLTAEVEMLKALLQVEKQRADISERKCDEARELGERRRKRLEETERRVYQLQDSLNRLLYSMSDQFSQLKSILRSPSMSSTVAASAPVVRDDLADSSENSEASSTDSDFTFPAPSSSSPDNPNQLQVIVQDLSTTEAKGQ
- the LOC103862996 gene encoding myosin-16 isoform X2; its protein translation is MGENILVDSHVWVEDPETAWTHGVVLNIKGDEAEVKTNYGKEVIAKLSKLYPKDAEAPSEGVEDMTRLSYLHEPAVLDNLATRYGLNEIYTYTGNILIAVNPFQGLPHLYDAEVMEKYKEASFKELSPHVFAIGGIAYREMINEDRNKCILVSGESGSGKTETTKMLMRYLAYFGGHTAGEGRTVENQVLESNPVLEAFGNAKTVKNNNSSRFGKFVEIQFDDVGRISGAAIRTYLLERSRVCQVSDPERNYHCFYLLCAAPPEDVERFKLGDPKSFRYLNQSSCYELDGVNDAEEYIATRRAMDVVGISETEQDAIFRVVAAILHLGNIEFCKGEDADSSSLKDEQSMFHLQMTSELLMCDPHSLEDALCKRMMVTPEEVIKRSLDPLGAAVSRDGLAKTIYSRLFDWLVNKINISIGQDSHSRRLIGVLDIYGFESFKTNSFEQFCINYTNEKLQQHFNQHVFKMEQGEYEKEEIDWSYVEFVDNKDVVDLIEKKPGGIIALLDEACMLPKSTPETFSEKLYQTFKNHKRFIKPKLTRSDFTLVHYAGEVQYQSDQFLDKNKDYVVAEHQDLLNASKCSFVSGLFPPLPKASSKSKFSSIGARFKLQLQQLMETLNLTEPHYIRCVKPNNLLQPTVFDNANVLHQLRSGGVLEAIRVKCAGYPTNRTFIEFLKRFIILAPEILKGEYEAGVACKWILDKKGLTGFQIGKSKVFLRAGQMAELDAHRTKVLGEAAKMIQGQVRTRLTRERYVILRRASVNIQANWRANLARKISRYMRREEAAIKIQKNLRRQIAIKDYGNTKSSAVTLQSGLRTMVARHEFHYKLKSKAATVIQAYWRGYSAVTDYKKLKKASLVYQSKLRGRIARKQLGQSNQAEKKKETEHEREVELSNGAEEAVDKSFVKHSDESDDEEVGHERETTHSIQADDGIEKSLVKHSEDSDDEEIGRERDTTHSIQADDGIEKSVVMQSEHSSDEEKGQTEHTIQANDGIENPFVLDSENLYNNFSDVSHITNPFRDTEIESLTAEVEMLKALLQVEKQRADISERKCDEARELGERRRKRLEETERRVYQLQDSLNRLLYSMSDQFSQLKSILRSPSMSSTVAASAPVVRDDLADSSENSEASSTDSDFTFPAPSSSSPDNPNQLQVIVQDLSTTEAKGQWNGD
- the LOC103862996 gene encoding myosin-16 isoform X1, which translates into the protein MGENILVDSHVWVEDPETAWTHGVVLNIKGDEAEVKTNYGKEVIAKLSKLYPKDAEAPSEGVEDMTRLSYLHEPAVLDNLATRYGLNEIYTYTGNILIAVNPFQGLPHLYDAEVMEKYKEASFKELSPHVFAIGGIAYREMINEDRNKCILVSGESGSGKTETTKMLMRYLAYFGGHTAGEGRTVENQVLESNPVLEAFGNAKTVKNNNSSRFGKFVEIQFDDVGRISGAAIRTYLLERSRVCQVSDPERNYHCFYLLCAAPPEDVERFKLGDPKSFRYLNQSSCYELDGVNDAEEYIATRRAMDVVGISETEQDAIFRVVAAILHLGNIEFCKGEDADSSSLKDEQSMFHLQMTSELLMCDPHSLEDALCKRMMVTPEEVIKRSLDPLGAAVSRDGLAKTIYSRLFDWLVNKINISIGQDSHSRRLIGVLDIYGFESFKTNSFEQFCINYTNEKLQQHFNQHVFKMEQGEYEKEEIDWSYVEFVDNKDVVDLIEKKPGGIIALLDEACMLPKSTPETFSEKLYQTFKNHKRFIKPKLTRSDFTLVHYAGEVQYQSDQFLDKNKDYVVAEHQDLLNASKCSFVSGLFPPLPKASSKSKFSSIGARFKLQLQQLMETLNLTEPHYIRCVKPNNLLQPTVFDNANVLHQLRSGGVLEAIRVKCAGYPTNRTFIEFLKRFIILAPEILKGEYEAGVACKWILDKKGLTGFQIGKSKVFLRAGQMAELDAHRTKVLGEAAKMIQGQVRTRLTRERYVILRRASVNIQANWRANLARKISRYMRREEAAIKIQKNLRRQIAIKDYGNTKSSAVTLQSGLRTMVARHEFHYKLKSKAATVIQAYWRGYSAVTDYKKLKKASLVYQSKLRGRIARKQLGQSNQAEKKKETEHEREVELSNGAEEAVDKSFVKHSDESDDEEVGHERETTHSIQADDGIEKSLVKHSEDSDDEEIGRERDTTHSIQADDGIEKSVVMQSEHSSDEEKGQTEHTIQANDGIENPFVLDSENLYNNFSDVSHITNPFRDTEIESLTAEVEMLKALLQVEKQRADISERKCDEARELGERRRKRLEETERRVYQLQDSLNRLLYSMSDQFSQLKSILRSPSMSSTVAASAPVVRDDLADSSENSEASSTDSDFTFPAPSSSSPDNPNQLQVIVQDLSTTEAKGTEIKKEGGFEDYF
- the LOC103862996 gene encoding myosin-16 isoform X5; its protein translation is MEKYKEASFKELSPHVFAIGGIAYREMINEDRNKCILVSGESGSGKTETTKMLMRYLAYFGGHTAGEGRTVENQVLESNPVLEAFGNAKTVKNNNSSRFGKFVEIQFDDVGRISGAAIRTYLLERSRVCQVSDPERNYHCFYLLCAAPPEDVERFKLGDPKSFRYLNQSSCYELDGVNDAEEYIATRRAMDVVGISETEQDAIFRVVAAILHLGNIEFCKGEDADSSSLKDEQSMFHLQMTSELLMCDPHSLEDALCKRMMVTPEEVIKRSLDPLGAAVSRDGLAKTIYSRLFDWLVNKINISIGQDSHSRRLIGVLDIYGFESFKTNSFEQFCINYTNEKLQQHFNQHVFKMEQGEYEKEEIDWSYVEFVDNKDVVDLIEKKPGGIIALLDEACMLPKSTPETFSEKLYQTFKNHKRFIKPKLTRSDFTLVHYAGEVQYQSDQFLDKNKDYVVAEHQDLLNASKCSFVSGLFPPLPKASSKSKFSSIGARFKLQLQQLMETLNLTEPHYIRCVKPNNLLQPTVFDNANVLHQLRSGGVLEAIRVKCAGYPTNRTFIEFLKRFIILAPEILKGEYEAGVACKWILDKKGLTGFQIGKSKVFLRAGQMAELDAHRTKVLGEAAKMIQGQVRTRLTRERYVILRRASVNIQANWRANLARKISRYMRREEAAIKIQKNLRRQIAIKDYGNTKSSAVTLQSGLRTMVARHEFHYKLKSKAATVIQAYWRGYSAVTDYKKLKKASLVYQSKLRGRIARKQLGQSNQAEKKKETEHEREVELSNGAEEAVDKSFVKHSDESDDEEVGHERETTHSIQADDGIEKSLVKHSEDSDDEEIGRERDTTHSIQADDGIEKSVVMQSEHSSDEEKGQTEHTIQANDGIENPFVLDSENLYNNFSDVSHITNPFRDTEIESLTAEVEMLKALLQVEKQRADISERKCDEARELGERRRKRLEETERRVYQLQDSLNRLLYSMSDQFSQLKSILRSPSMSSTVAASAPVVRDDLADSSENSEASSTDSDFTFPAPSSSSPDNPNQLQVIVQDLSTTEAKGTEIKKEGGFEDYF